In Spirochaeta thermophila DSM 6578, the DNA window TCCGCAGCCCCCCCACCACCACCTCCCCCTCATCCGGCACGAGCGCCCCGGTGATGATACGCAGCAGGGTGGACTTCCCGGCCCCGTTCGGACCGATGAGCCCCACACACCCCCGCTCCCCACACACGAACCCCACCCCACGAAGGGCCTCCACCTCGCCGTACGCCTTCTTTACTCCCCTCACCTCGAGCATGGCTAGTCCCTGTACGGTATGGGGATCGTCTGCCTGTCCCGGCAGAGAAAGGCCTCCGGGAACTCCTCCTTCGCCTCCTCGAGGAGCACCTGGAGATCCCGATTCGTGTAGCGCGGGCTGTAGTGTATGAGCCCCAGCTTTCCCACCCCCTCCGCTTCCCGCGCGATCCTCCCCGCCTCCCTCGCCGTGAGGTGCCGCTTTTCAGCCGCCGTCTCGGCGAGCTCATGGGAGAACATCCCCTCGCAGATAAAGAGATCCGCCCCCTTCACGTAGTCCTTGATGTGGGGCAGGTAGAGCGTATCCGTCACAAACGCCACCTTCCTCCCCGCACGAGGAGGACCCAGCACCATCTCAGGCCGCACCTCCTCTCCCCGCACGTTCTTCACCACCTCGCCCCGCTGAAGGCGCGACCACAGCGGCCCCATCGGCACCCCGAGCTCCCGCGCCCGCTCCGGATGAAAGACCCCGGGCCGGGGATCCTCCTCCAACACGTAGCCCACACAGGGCTTGGTATGCCGAAGCGGAATCGTCCGCACCGAAAACCCCTCCCCCCTGTAGCACACCACCGACTCCCCCCACGGCACCTCCTCGACCACGATCTCGTAGTTTATGTACATGTCGAGGACCTGCCTGCTCATCTCCACGTACTCCCTGATCTTGGGAGGCCCGTAGATGTAGAGCGGCTCGGACCGATCCACCTGAGAGGAGAGCATGAGGATCCCCGGCAGCCCGGTCACATGATCGGCGTGCGTATGTGAGATGAAGATCGCCGAGATCTTCTTCCACCTGAGGTTCAGGGAACGGAGCGAGACCTGGGTTCCCTCCCCGCAGTCGAAGAGGAAGAGCTCCCCCTCCCTCCGGACGAGGACGGACGTAAGATATCTGTACGGGAGCGGCATCATCCCGCCGGTACCGAGGACAAACACTTCCATGTTCATAGGTAGGCTTACCCTAGCAGATTATCCTGTTTTTCGAAACCCACGAGGCCCCCTCATCCCCTCCGTGCCTCTTCCACCTCCTCCCTGATCGTCCGTGCTGCCTCCTCCAGGAGGGCCTCGTCCATGGCGGTATTGAGGAACCAGGCCTCATAGGCCGAGGGAGGAGCGAGGATGCCCCGGGATCTCAGTACGGCATGGAACCGGGCGAATGCGGCACTATCCTGGCGCTGCACCTCCTGGAAGTCGAGGGGAGCCCCTCCTTCCAGGAAGAAGAGCGACCACATGCCGCCACACCTCACGTAGGAGACCCCTTCGAGGGAGGAGAGGTGTCGGTCCAGAACCCTCCCCAACCGCTCGAGGAGAGCCCAGACATCCTCCTCGTCGCACACCCTGAGGGTGACATTCCCTGCGGCGCACACCACGGGTCCGCCCGCAAAGGTTCCAGCCTGGTAGACAGGACCTGCGGGGGAAAGGAGGTCCATAATCTCCGCAGGCCCCGCCACTGCCCCTATGGGAAGCCCCCCGCCTATGATCTTTCCGAGACAGAGAAGGTCGGGCCACACGCCGAAACGTCCTGCAGCCCCGTCTCTGGAGACCCGAAATCCCGTCATCAC includes these proteins:
- a CDS encoding ribonuclease Z codes for the protein MNMEVFVLGTGGMMPLPYRYLTSVLVRREGELFLFDCGEGTQVSLRSLNLRWKKISAIFISHTHADHVTGLPGILMLSSQVDRSEPLYIYGPPKIREYVEMSRQVLDMYINYEIVVEEVPWGESVVCYRGEGFSVRTIPLRHTKPCVGYVLEEDPRPGVFHPERARELGVPMGPLWSRLQRGEVVKNVRGEEVRPEMVLGPPRAGRKVAFVTDTLYLPHIKDYVKGADLFICEGMFSHELAETAAEKRHLTAREAGRIAREAEGVGKLGLIHYSPRYTNRDLQVLLEEAKEEFPEAFLCRDRQTIPIPYRD